A single window of Bacteroidota bacterium DNA harbors:
- a CDS encoding BamA/TamA family outer membrane protein, whose translation MKKGYAVLLFFLCLNYFSYASAPLSADTSQKKNLNFFPIPILLHSPETFWGFGAGSVFTFRLNRKDTALRTSNATVLGIYTLKKQLITASEGTIFLPKEKYIIRWQASFTRYPDLFWGTGNNSPDSAAEDYAFTQYYVHPEMVRKLHRNFYSGLSYEHQNVLKTDYIAGGLFDRQNIAGKDGGVTSGAGVLLAWDKRNNAFSPDQGEFLQLYASHFSRYIGSDFSYSNYFLDMRKYVLTLHSQVLVVQAVSQYTTGNVPFRSMAALGGASIMRGYYQGRFRDKCMSAFQTEYRIPLWKRLGIALFSGMGEVAGKLKYYSMSGFHYSFGGGIRYALKKKDRLNIRLDYGKGNHSDGVYFLISEAF comes from the coding sequence ATGAAAAAAGGTTACGCTGTTCTTTTATTCTTCCTCTGCCTGAATTATTTTTCTTATGCATCTGCTCCTCTTTCAGCAGATACTTCGCAAAAGAAAAATCTTAATTTCTTTCCCATTCCCATCCTTCTTCACTCGCCCGAAACGTTCTGGGGTTTTGGCGCAGGAAGCGTTTTCACCTTCAGGTTAAACCGCAAGGATACCGCCCTGCGTACTTCCAACGCCACCGTGCTGGGAATTTATACTTTGAAGAAACAACTTATCACCGCCAGCGAAGGAACTATTTTTCTTCCGAAAGAAAAATACATCATCCGCTGGCAGGCGAGTTTTACCCGTTATCCCGATTTGTTCTGGGGAACAGGAAACAATTCGCCCGATTCAGCGGCAGAGGACTATGCCTTCACGCAATATTACGTTCATCCCGAAATGGTGCGCAAACTTCACCGCAATTTTTATTCGGGGCTTTCGTACGAGCACCAGAATGTTCTGAAGACGGATTATATTGCCGGAGGTTTGTTCGACCGGCAGAATATTGCCGGCAAAGATGGCGGAGTAACTTCGGGCGCGGGCGTTTTGCTTGCGTGGGATAAGCGCAACAATGCTTTCAGCCCCGACCAAGGGGAGTTTCTGCAACTCTACGCGAGCCATTTCAGCCGATACATCGGCAGTGATTTCAGTTACTCGAATTATTTTCTCGATATGCGCAAATATGTTTTAACGCTGCATAGCCAGGTGCTCGTGGTGCAGGCGGTGAGCCAATACACCACCGGCAATGTTCCCTTCCGCAGCATGGCAGCGCTGGGCGGAGCCAGCATCATGCGTGGCTATTACCAGGGAAGGTTTCGCGATAAGTGCATGTCTGCCTTTCAAACCGAATACCGAATTCCGCTGTGGAAACGCCTGGGCATTGCGCTCTTTTCGGGCATGGGCGAAGTAGCCGGCAAATTGAAATATTACAGCATGAGCGGCTTTCATTATTCTTTCGGAGGAGGAATACGCTATGCGCTGAAGAAAAAAGACCGACTCAATATCCGATTGGATTACGGCAAAGGAAACCATTCCGATGGAGTTTACTTTCTTATTTCGGAAGCGTTTTGA